CAACAGACACTTCTACCGACGGTACAACTACCGACGGAGATAACAACTAAAATTTTTGTTATATAAATTACAAATGCCGGCTTCTGACAAGCTGGCATTTTTTGTTTAAATGTGTCAGTTTTTAGGCACTGGCACAGTTTCTGTCTATTAGACTCCCGAAGCATTAATTATAAAATTAACAACTAAAAATTATATTGAAAATGGCGTTAAAAATTCAACCACTTTCAGACAGAGTTTTGGTACAGCCTCAAGAGGCAGAAACCAAAACCGCATCCGGACTCTTTATCCCGGATTCTGCTAAGGAAAAACCACAACAAGGAAAAGTTGTTGCCGTAGGAAAAGGCAAAGAAGATCACAAAATGACCGTAAAGGTGGGTGATATTGTTTTGTACGGAAAATACTCCGGAAGTGAATTAAAGTTTGATGGTAAGGATTACCTCATCATGCGAGAGGATGATATTCTTGCGATAATATAACTGCTTTAAGCAATACGCTATAGGCTTTAAGCTATGAGAGATTTTAAAAAATATGATGTGTGGAGGTTAAGTCACCAACTTACATTAGATATTTATAAATTTTCTACTAATTTCCCGAATAGCGAATTATATGGACTTTCTGCTCAAATTAGAAGAGCAGCCTTTTCAATTCCAACAAACATAAGTGAAGGTTGTGGCAGAGATTCCGATTCCGAATTCAACAGATTTTTAACAATAGCTTTAGGCTCAGCTTCAGAGACAGAATATCTAATTCTACTTTCAAAGGATTTAAATTATATTGATACTTCTGTATCTGAAAAATTGCATAGCGATATCAATACTATTAAAATGAAAATATACTCATTAAAACAAAAACTAAATTAACTCTGCTTAGTGCGTAAAGCATAAAGCATAAAGCATATAATCATGGCAAAAGATATAAAATTTGATGTAGAAGCACGTGACGCAATTAAGCGCGGTGTAGATGCATTGGCAAACGCAGTAAAAGTAACCTTAGGTCCTAAAGGACGTAACGTAATTATCAGTAAATCATTTGGGGCACCACAAGTAACCAAAGACGGGGTAACCGTAGCAAAAGAAATTGAACTGGAAGATGCTCTGGAGAACATGGGAGCGCAAATGGTAAAAGAAGTAGCTTCCAGAACCAATGATCTTGCAGGTGATGGTACCACCACCGCTACCGTTTTGGCACAGGCCATCGTAAAGGAAGGACTAAAAAACGTGGCAGCAGGTGCAAACCCCATGGACTTAAAACGAGGCATCGACAAAGCTGTTGAGGCTATCGTAAAAGATCTGGACAAGCAATCTACCAAGGTTGGAAATTCTTCCGAAATGATTAAGCAGGTAGCTGCCATTTCATCGAATAACGACGATGTAATTGGGGAGCTAATCGCCAAAGCCTTCGGAAAAGTTGGCAAAGAAGGTGTAATTACTGTTGAAGAATCTAAAGGTACCGACACCTACGTAGACGTGGTTGAAGGAATGCAATTTGACAGAGGCTATTTGTCTCCATATTTTGTTACCGATAGCGAAAAGATGCAAACCGAATTGGAAAATCCAATGATTTTGCTGTACGATAAGAAAATCTCTTCTATGAAAGATTTACTTCCCGTGTTAGAGCCTGTAGCTCAGCAAGGAAAATCTTTGTTGATAATTGCTGAAGATGTTGACGGCGAAGCACTGGCTACCTTAGTGGTAAACAAACTTCGTGGATCGTTAAAAATTGCAGCAGTAAAAGCTCCGGGATTTGGTGACCGAAGAAAAGCAATGTTGGAAGATATTGCAGTATTGACAGGAGGAACTGTTATTTCGGAAGAGAGAGGATTTACCCTGGAAAATGCAACGATTGAAATGTTAGGCTCTGCCGAAACAATTACCATAGACAAAGACAATACTACCATTGTAAATGGCGCCGGAAACAAAAGCGACATAAAAGCAAGAGTAGGACAGATAAAAGCACAAATTGAAACCACTACCAGCGACTACGACAAGGAAAAATTACAGGAGCGTTTGGCAAAACTTGCCGGAGGTGTAGCTGTATTGTACGTAGGTGCTGCTTCCGAAGTAGAAATGAAAGAGAAGAAAGATCGCGTTGACGATGCCCTTAATGCTACCCGTGCGGCAGTAGAAGAAGGAATCGTTGCCGGAGGGGGTGTAGCTTTGGTGCGTGCAATTAGCGTATTGCAAAAGCTAACTACCACTTCTTTGGACGAAGCAACCGGAATTCAGATTGTGGCTCGCGCCATTGAAGCTCCTTTGCGCACCATAGTTGAAAATGCAGGTGGAGAAGGTTCGGTTGTGATTAACAAGGTATTGGAAGGAAAGAAAAACTTCGGATACGATGCCAAAACCGAAACCTATGTAGACATGTTGAAAGCAGGAATAATTGATCCTAAAAAAGTAACCCGTATCGCTTTGGAAAATGCAGCTTCGGTAGCAGGAATGATCCTTACCACCGAATGTGCCCTGGTAGATATTAAGGAAGACAGTCCGTCAATGCCTCCAATGGGTGGCGGAATGCCGGGAATGATGTAAGCTGTAAAGCTTTAAAATACGTTTGAGTAACTTCTTACTCAAGCCTCAAGCCTCGACATTTTGTTGAGGCTTTTTTTTCTCCCCTCCTTATCAAGGAGGGGACTAAGGGGTGGTTAAAAAAGCCACTATCCTAAAAAAATGCAGCTATGGATAAAAGAGATTTCCTATTTAACGAGATCTTAATTTCCCCTCCTTATCAAGGAGGGGACTTAGGGGTGGTTAAAAACCTGCCTTTATTTGGATTACTCCAACTACAAAATAATGATGAAAGATTACGAGCGACAAGAGATTATCCACAAGGAGTATTTGGGAAATTATTTTATTCACAATGTGGACTATGACGCTATGAGGAGCGGGCAATTTGGCTTCCGGGATGAAAAACTCTTAAAAAATATTATTCAAAGTATGCATGGAGCCTTTCAGTTGAAACTGAATGCCACCAAAAAAGGAATAGAAAGTTGTGATTCGTTACTTGCAGTACTTACAATGGCTATCGATTAAGATTGGCGTCTCACCTATTCTCTTTTCTTTCCAAAAAGTCGGTATAATGACAAAGCAATTAATGTAATTAGTACCGGATAAATTACAAACAGGTCTACACGCAACACTGCTTCTCCACCTTCAGGCAGCGAGGCTTCCCATTGTCTTTCATAGTATCCCCAGATTATTGAAGCGACAATAGCGAATACCGTGATAGCGTATAACAAAAACGATTTAATATTTTTCATAGGTATAAAAATACAAAAAGCCACCTTTTTTAGGGGTGGCAATACTTTTTTTTAAATTGGGTTTAACTGAATAAACCATCCGCGAATTACTTCTTCTTTGCAGGAGCTTTCGCAGGAGCCTTTTTAGCCGGTGCTTTTTTAGCAGGAGCTTTTTTAGGTGTTGCCATAGTTATAAGATTTAAAGATTTAGATAAATGTACATCACATTTCAATTCGCCGCTTTTTTTTTGGCGAATATTTAACTAAGATATGAACCGAATTATGAACAATATTTTTACCCAATTCTATTGCAAAACCTTTCTAATTTTCGTGCTTATTGTGGTCATCAATAACACCCTCATCCCTGTATCTACAGCAATCGTGTACACTGTTATAGGCTTCTTCCGAAGCTTTTATCTCTTCGGTGTCATGACCAACATTGGCAATACTGGTTTTGATGGTTGTCAAATTAGTTTTGCGCTCATCAAAAATAAGTTTTAACTCATGGGTGTCGACATTCCATACTGCCGATTTTACACCTTTGGTATTGAGTGCCGCTCTTTCAATTCGTTGCTTACACATTCCACAAATTCCATCAACTTCAAAAGAAGCTTTTGCATTTTTGTCTTGTGCATACGTAATGGCAGTTGTAAGTAATACTGCTAAAATAATAAGTCCTTTTTTCATATATAATTAATTTAATCTAAAACGTAAACCTGCGTAATACATACTCCCAAAAATTGGGCCGTACACAAAGGTAGTATCAAAATTTGGTCCAAACGGATCCTGACTCGCAATAATAGGGTTGTTCTGTCTTACATCCGTAATGTTTTCTCCTCCGAAATATAATTCAAAATTATGAGACAACACATTGGTGATTTGTGCATTGAGCGTGCCAACTGTTGGGGAATATTCGGGTAATTGGTAGGGAACAGGGTTATCGCTTGTTTTTGAAAATCGTTGTTCTCCGAGCCAATTATAAGTCATGTCGAATTTCCACTGCGAGCCGTTGGGCTGAATTTCAGTTTCATAAAAAACATTGGCAAAAATACGATGGCTGGGCGTTAACGGCTTTTCCAATCTGCCCGATCTATAATCGGTTTGAATGTCGTAAAACTTATAGGCTGTTCGAAGATCTAACCGATCCAAAACATTGATATTGAACTCAACCTGAAAACTATTGGCAAAACTTTCTCCCGCTAAATTATAGAAGCGAACCTGAGTTCTGTCTTCCCTATCTACCACCACCTGATTTTGAAAATCGGTTCTGTAAAAATCGAAAGTGATATCTGCCTTTCTTTCAAATAAATTAAACCCTTGTAAAAATGAAACTCCGTAATTCCAAGCTATTTCAGGATCTAACCCGTAAATACTTCCACCGGTACTTAAAATAGAAATGGTTCGGGCTGTAGAGAACATCGACTGATTTTCAGAAAAAATATTGGCACTACGCTTTCCTCTTCCAATCGAACCCCGTAATGCCGACTTACCCCAAGGCGTAAAACGCGCATGTAGTCGTGGCGTTAAGAATGTGCCAAGCAAATTGTGGTGGTCTAGCCGTACTCCGGCAGTAAGATTTAGATTCCCAAGATTATCGTAGGTGTATTCAAAAAATCCTCCCACCGAATTCTCTTCCCGGGAATATTCGGTACCGTTTACCCACTCAATATAGTCATCGTGAGTATAACCTACTCCTGTTTTAACTTTATGACGCGAATCACTGATAATGGAGTTGTAAACAACGTTCGAATACAAACTTCGATGTGTAATATCATAGGTTTTTAATCCGAAATACGATTCCTGCACATGATTGCTGAATGCAACTTGCAAACCGGCTGTTTGATAAGGAATTTCGGGATTTACATAGCCCAATTTGGCCGAAATGTCATACCGCTCTGTCTTAGTTTCACTTATCCACAGATCCTCGACTGCCCGTCCCGAAATTTTTCCGTCATCAACTCCATGTCCACCGGTATTTCCACCATCATCCTCCAGAATATGACCAAGCTGTCCCGTTTCCTTTTCATCATTTAAGTACCTGAAATTAAGAAAACTTACAAATCCTTTTTCGAGGTTGGTGTACTGCCATCGGTTCATCACATTAATCTGTTGTGCCATGGGCATGTCTAAAAAACCATCGTTGTTTTCATCGTGTTTCCCGTCATTATTATTGCCATGCAAATACAATCCGGTGCTCCATTTATCACTCACTTTTGTATTGAGGTGGGTGTTAATTTCGAAACGTTCGTTGGTTGCACCGTAGAGGTTTACAAACAACTTATCGTCGGTGGTGGGTTTTTGCAATTCGGCATTAATTTGCCCCGCGATACTTTCAAAACCGTTGGTGACACTTCCGGCGCCCTTTGTAATTTGAATACTTTCTACCCAGGTTCCCGGAATAAAACTGAGTCCGTAAGTTTGGGCCGCGCCTCGAATGGAAGGGATATTTTCGGTAGCAATTAAAATATACGGACTCGTAAGTCCTAACATCTTAATTTGTCGCGCCCCTGAAACTGCGTCTGCAAAATTCACATCGATAGACGGATTGGTTTCGAAACTTTCAGAAAGATTGCAACAGGCAGCTTTCAGTAATTCATCGCTGCTAACATTGGTTACATTTTCGGCAGTGAGATACGATAGTGAACTCGATTTCCGGCGATTTCGAATCGTAACTTCATCAAGGCTATTATTAGAATGCAACACATGACGAATAGGCTTGGGTGTTTTCACCGTCAATGTATCAGTCTTATATCCTACATAACTAATCACCAATTTGGTATGTTCGGCATTATAAGGAATGGTAAAATTCCCGTCAATTTCGGTAATGGTTCCTATGGAAGTGTCCAGCCAATATACGTTTGCTCCCGGAATTCCAATGCTTTCATTCTTTTCGTTTACCTCCAGAATAACACCGGTTAATTGTTCTTGTGAGAACAGTATTGTTGGAAGAGATAGCAATAAGAATATAATATATTTCATTTTTATTTTTTTATCAATCAATACTCGCGCTGCGCAGTCGCAACGCATTAAAAATCACCGAAACCGAACTAAAACTCATGGCAAGGGCAGCAATCATGGGTGATAACAAAATTCCGAAGAAGGGAAATAACAATCCTGCAGCTACCGGAATCCCTAAAGTATTATATACCAGTGCAAAAAACAGGTTCTGCTTTATGTTTCGCATCACCTTTTTACTTAAATTTCTCGCTTTTACAATGCCTTGCAAATCACCTTTTAAAAGTGTGATGGCAGCACTTTCTATGGCCACATCGGTTCCTGTTCCCATGGCGATGCCAACGTCACTTTTTGCAAGCGCCGGAGCATCATTTATACCATCACCCGCCACAGCAACCTTATGTCCTTCATTTTGCAATTTTTCAACCTCAGCCAGCTTGTCTTGCGGTAACATTTCGGCCTTAAATTGTTTCATATGTAACTGAGCGGCAACCGCTTTGGCAGTGTCATGATTGTCCCCGGTAAGCATAATCACATTGATACCCATTTCCTGTAATGCGGAAATAGCCTTCTTACTGGTTTCCTTAATCTTATCGGCAATCACAACATATCCTATTACCTTTCCGTCCACCGAAACAAACGGAACTGTCTTCGCCTTTCGCTGCTCTGCTTCAACCGTATTGCGAATCTTTTCTGAAATTTCAGCCTTTACCTCCTGCATCAACTTTTCGTTGCCTACTGCAACCTTCTTTCCGTCGACAATAGCCGTCACACCCTTTCCGGTTACCGAATTGAAATTTGAAGCCTTCTTAACTTCAACTTCTTGTTCTTTGGCATATCGCAGCGTAGCTTCAGCCAGAGGATGTTCACTCAATTCGTTAACGGAAGCAATATAGGAGAGGACTTCCTTTTCTGAAAAATCGGATACCGATCCAACACTTTCAACAGAAGGTTTACCTTCGGTAATTGTTCCTGTCTTGTCGATTATCAAGGTATCGATGGTGTTCATCTTTTCAAGGGCTTCAGCATTTTTAATCAGCACGCCGGACTGCGCTCCTTTCCCAACACCCACCATAACCGACATGGGTGTTGCAAGTCCCAAGGCACACGGACAAGCAATAATCAGCACCGCGATGGCATTGACGAGTGCAAATACATAGGCCGGTTCGGGGCCAAAAATTGCCCAAACTACAAATGTGATGAGTGAAATTATAACTACAATGGGTACAAAATAGCCGGAAATTTTATCGGCTAGTTTTTGAATGGGCGCCTGACTCCTACTCGCCTTGTTCACCATTTCAATGATTTGAGAAAGCAGCGTATCACTCCCAACTTTTTCGGCTTTTACCACAAAGGATTGTTTTCCATTGATGGTTCCGGAGCGAATAGTGTCCCCTTCCTTTTTTGAAACCGGAATGGGTTCCCCTGAGATCATCGATTCGTCTATGGTGCTTTGACCTTCGGTAATAACTCCATCCACAGGTATTTTATCCCCCGGTTTCACCCGCAGTAAATCCCCAATTTGAATTTTATCAATCGTTATTTTTTCTTCCTTACCGTCCACAATTCGAATAGCTTCATTAGGAGCTAATTTTAACAACTCCTTTACGGCACTATTGGTTTTACTATGCGCTCTGGCCTCCAACAACTGCCCTAACAACACCAAAGTTAGGATTACAGTGGCAGCTTCAAAATACACGTGTACCGTTCCCCCGTGTGTTTTAAACTGATCCGGGAAAAAATCGGGGAAGAGCATTCCCACTACACTGAACAACCATGCAATCCCTGCACCAATTCCTATGAGGGTAAACATGTTTAGATTCCATGTTTTAATGGAGCGGTAGGCGCGTTCAAAAAACATCCAGGTTGCATAGAACACCACGGGAATTGACAATCCAAATTGAATCCAATTCCAATATTTTAGTTCCAATAGTTGATACAACGGATTGTTTGGAATCATTTCGGACATGGCAATTAGGAAAATGGGCAGTGTAAATGCTACTGCTATCCAAAATTTACGCGACAATTGCCTGTATTTATTTTCTTCAGCTGAAACATCAGCTTTTAAAGGCACCAGATCCATTCCGCAGATAGGGCAAGAACCCGATTCATCTCTAACAACTTCAGGATGCATGGGGCAGGTATACTGAGTAGTACTTCGGGTGAGACTCACTTCCTCCACCAAATCCATCCCACAAACAGGGCAATCGCCGGGCTTGTCATAGGTTTTGTCGCCTTCACAGTGCATGGGGCAATAAAATACTCCTGTTCCGTTGCCTTTCGGTTTTTGCTTTTCTGAAGGCATGTTCTTTTGAGCGTGTTCCTTCTTTGATCCCGGCATCGAAATTTCATAATTCCCTCCAGAGGCAGCAAGTGCTTTCTGAAAGGTTTCCAAAGCAATGTGAGATTTCATTTCAATAAGGGCTTCCGCCTTTTCCAAATCGACCGAGGCCTTTACTACTCCCTCTACTTCATTGAGCGCTTTCTCAACATGGTTTCGACACCCGTTGCAGCTCATTCCCAATATGTCATAGCGGTGTTTCATAACTTTATTTTGGCAATTTTAGGGTTAAATCTTTCCCCAGGAAGATTTTATCTGCATGTGCCGCCAAATTTGCATCGCGGGCCTTAAAGTGCATGTGTGTTTTAGAACCCTCATGAATAAAAACACCGTCATTTTTAGCATCATAAAAGCCTAAAATATCAACGTAAGCATGTGTTAACACTCCTTTTAAACTCGATTGCAAATGATTTTTCTTGGTATGATCGGCATTGTTAGAATTCCAGTTTACGACGTGCCAGTCCAGTTTTGCAATACCCCCGGTTAAAATAAAAGGATAGGGTTTTGAAGTATCTACACCTCTCTGTAGCGCCTGCTGCTGTAAAAATATTTCGAACTGCCCTTGGCTTTTTACACTGGTGGGTACCGGAATATCCTGCCATTCTGCTACCTGAGCTGAAACCAATAGTGTTGCCGAATCTTTGAATGTATGATCCACAGTCACCATTTTGTCTGATCTCCGACTAATAATTGGATCGCTATTATAAATAAGGATTTCACCTGTTAGATTCTCAAGTGCTCCTATAGCGTATAAATTAGGTATACCTTCAAGATCTTTCAAAGCAATCGTCGCACCCATTTTTCCATTCATGATATCCTTCAAAGACCCCGAACTCTCAACCTTCGTATAAATGGTATCCTGTACTTTAGTTGATACCGGTTTTACAGACTCCGCTGTTTTGACAACGTCCTCGGTCCTGTCACCTTCGGAAGCCACATTTGTATTAGTTTGATGCTCTTTACAACTCTGTATTGTCAAGATGCCGACAATCGATAAAACCAGTATTTTTTTCATATTTATTTTTATTTAAGATTCTACTTTTCTTTGGAAGGAGCCGCTGCTTCTTTCCACTCGTATACGGTTATTTTACTACCGCGATAGTTCGAAATATATAATTTTCCGTCCACCAGGATAGCATCTGTTGGCTTTTCAATACTTTCTGAAAGTGCTTGCTGAAGCACCCCTGTGTGGTCATAAACCAGTACTCGGTTATTTTCAAAATCGGTTACAAACACTTCTTTTTCCGAAACATAAATCCCGGTTGCAGCATTCATTTTCTCATTTGCACCTATGACAGTTACAAATTTTCCTTCCTTGTCGAATGCCTGTACACGGTTATTGTATGCATCGGCCACCCAAATTCTGTCTGTTGTAATCTGAACATCGGTAGGATAATAAAAATCTCCTTCTGCCTTCCCTTCTTTTCCGAAGGAAATAAAATTAATTCCGTCTTTTGCGTATAAAATACGGTTGTTATAAAAATCTGCAATCGCAATTTCATCCCCTTTGAAGTCTGCTCCTGCCGGCGCATCCAAACTATCCTTTACGGTTACCATCTCCATTTCCGAAGCATTGTATCGCATCACCACATCATTTCCATACTGCGGAATAATCAGCTCATTATTAAAAGACGAAATATGCATGGGGCGTTCCAAAGAATCTATACTTTTCAGTATTGCTCCGTTTTCGTTTATTAAAACCAAACGATTGTGGTCTCCATCGCTCAACCAAATTCCATCCGAAGTAGCTGCGATTCCAATTGGATTTACTCCTTCAGTTTTTATTACTTTCGCCAGCTGCCAACTCTTAGGAGCTTCTTTAGTCTGGCAACTCATTAAGGTTGCGATCACAATTGCAACCGATATAAAATATTTCATAAACTTATAAAATTTTGAGATTACTTAAACATCCTCTTGCAAGCTCTTTTAAAAGTAAAGTTTACAAGAGGAGTTTCTTTTTTTATTGTTCCAAACGCTCGTATTTACAACATCCCGGAAGATCGTTGTATGTGTCTTTGGCTGCTTTATGCCCTTTGGTATCATGTCCTGCAGTTGCAATTGCTTTTTCTATTGCGCTTACAGAAGTCTGAGAAGCATCAAATCCAACCTCCAACATTTTAGTATCCTGATTCCACGAGGCATTGGAAACGCCTGAAATGGATTTTGCAGCTTTTAAAATTCTGGCCTCACACATGCCACAGTTTCCTGCCACAAAAACAGACTTATTGGTAAGTTGTGCTATGTCCATTTTTGTGCTTTCTGCTTTTCCACCGGAAGACTCCACTTTCCCATTTGCACGTGTAATTTTGGTGGTAATAGGAGTGTATCCTGCCTTTTCAACCTGTGTTACAACATCGTTTAAGGAAAGACTTTTTTCTGAAGGATATGCAAAGGAGAAATCACCTGTTTCAATGTCGATTTTCACTTCTTTAATTCCTTTGAATTCCTTGAACTTCTTTTCCAATCCGTAGGCACAGAACGGACAACCTAGTCCGTCAACCTGAATTTCAAATTGATCCATTTGCTTTTGGGCGTTCATACCCATCGTGCTTATTAATGCTACGATAACTGTAATTATTATTGATTTTTTCATTTTGTTTTATGTTTTAATAGGTTTATAAAATGTACCGCATTCCCAGGAACACGGAATAATTGAAATCTTTTTCGGCAGAATTTGCAATGTCCTGAATTAATGGAAACTGTACAGCCGCATCTACAGTTACCTTTCCTTTAGCATATTGAATTCCTTGGGCATACAACAATTGATACTCATTTAAGGTTGTGTATGACTCGCTTGAATATTCAAAAAACAGGTTGAGCTGATTTACAGGATAGGTGGGTTTTAACAACGGCACTCCAAATCCCAGTTTGTACTGAAACTTGTCAAAAACTCCGTCCGGAACCCATTGGTAACCTACTTCGTTGGAAATTCCCAATTTTAAAGATTCGTAACCGGCAATCACCCCGTAGTAACCCGAATACATTCCGGTGCTCATTCCTTTAAGTCCGAGTTTATCTCCTGTAGGAAGTGTTTGCATGGTCTTGGCTACCATCCGAAAGGTTTTTCCCATTTCATCTTTACGATAGAACTGGTATTTTCCAATTAGATTGATATCCCCAAGCGTATTTCCACTCCCTCTGCTATCCATAAAGTCGTATGAAACAAAAGGTACAACAGCAGAAACCGATATATCGGAAGTAATAATATAGTCTCCCATAAGGGGTGCTTTTACAAATGTCCCTTCATTGGTATTTCTAACTTCCGTGAGTGTCCTTACTTCGAAAGTATTACCTCCCAACATAATAGGTTTGTCCCCGGTAATGGGAGGGCCTTGTGCCACAACAAATTGTCCTGCGGCACCAAATAAAATGACTAAAAGTCCTATTTTATATTTCATGAAAATTCGATTTAAAAAATTAATAGATTAGTGGTTCATTCTGAATTATTTTCAGAAGAACACATCCCTGCTAATTTTAAAAATCAAATAAGGAAAGTCTCGTACAACACCTGAAAGTCCTGTTCG
This genomic stretch from Ulvibacter sp. MAR_2010_11 harbors:
- a CDS encoding carboxypeptidase-like regulatory domain-containing protein, with protein sequence MKYIIFLLLSLPTILFSQEQLTGVILEVNEKNESIGIPGANVYWLDTSIGTITEIDGNFTIPYNAEHTKLVISYVGYKTDTLTVKTPKPIRHVLHSNNSLDEVTIRNRRKSSSLSYLTAENVTNVSSDELLKAACCNLSESFETNPSIDVNFADAVSGARQIKMLGLTSPYILIATENIPSIRGAAQTYGLSFIPGTWVESIQITKGAGSVTNGFESIAGQINAELQKPTTDDKLFVNLYGATNERFEINTHLNTKVSDKWSTGLYLHGNNNDGKHDENNDGFLDMPMAQQINVMNRWQYTNLEKGFVSFLNFRYLNDEKETGQLGHILEDDGGNTGGHGVDDGKISGRAVEDLWISETKTERYDISAKLGYVNPEIPYQTAGLQVAFSNHVQESYFGLKTYDITHRSLYSNVVYNSIISDSRHKVKTGVGYTHDDYIEWVNGTEYSREENSVGGFFEYTYDNLGNLNLTAGVRLDHHNLLGTFLTPRLHARFTPWGKSALRGSIGRGKRSANIFSENQSMFSTARTISILSTGGSIYGLDPEIAWNYGVSFLQGFNLFERKADITFDFYRTDFQNQVVVDREDRTQVRFYNLAGESFANSFQVEFNINVLDRLDLRTAYKFYDIQTDYRSGRLEKPLTPSHRIFANVFYETEIQPNGSQWKFDMTYNWLGEQRFSKTSDNPVPYQLPEYSPTVGTLNAQITNVLSHNFELYFGGENITDVRQNNPIIASQDPFGPNFDTTFVYGPIFGSMYYAGLRFRLN
- a CDS encoding four helix bundle protein; the encoded protein is MRDFKKYDVWRLSHQLTLDIYKFSTNFPNSELYGLSAQIRRAAFSIPTNISEGCGRDSDSEFNRFLTIALGSASETEYLILLSKDLNYIDTSVSEKLHSDINTIKMKIYSLKQKLN
- a CDS encoding heavy-metal-associated domain-containing protein; the protein is MKKGLIILAVLLTTAITYAQDKNAKASFEVDGICGMCKQRIERAALNTKGVKSAVWNVDTHELKLIFDERKTNLTTIKTSIANVGHDTEEIKASEEAYNSVHDCCRYRDEGVIDDHNKHEN
- a CDS encoding heavy-metal-associated domain-containing protein; protein product: MKKSIIITVIVALISTMGMNAQKQMDQFEIQVDGLGCPFCAYGLEKKFKEFKGIKEVKIDIETGDFSFAYPSEKSLSLNDVVTQVEKAGYTPITTKITRANGKVESSGGKAESTKMDIAQLTNKSVFVAGNCGMCEARILKAAKSISGVSNASWNQDTKMLEVGFDASQTSVSAIEKAIATAGHDTKGHKAAKDTYNDLPGCCKYERLEQ
- a CDS encoding NHL repeat-containing protein; this translates as MKYFISVAIVIATLMSCQTKEAPKSWQLAKVIKTEGVNPIGIAATSDGIWLSDGDHNRLVLINENGAILKSIDSLERPMHISSFNNELIIPQYGNDVVMRYNASEMEMVTVKDSLDAPAGADFKGDEIAIADFYNNRILYAKDGINFISFGKEGKAEGDFYYPTDVQITTDRIWVADAYNNRVQAFDKEGKFVTVIGANEKMNAATGIYVSEKEVFVTDFENNRVLVYDHTGVLQQALSESIEKPTDAILVDGKLYISNYRGSKITVYEWKEAAAPSKEK
- the groL gene encoding chaperonin GroEL (60 kDa chaperone family; promotes refolding of misfolded polypeptides especially under stressful conditions; forms two stacked rings of heptamers to form a barrel-shaped 14mer; ends can be capped by GroES; misfolded proteins enter the barrel where they are refolded when GroES binds): MAKDIKFDVEARDAIKRGVDALANAVKVTLGPKGRNVIISKSFGAPQVTKDGVTVAKEIELEDALENMGAQMVKEVASRTNDLAGDGTTTATVLAQAIVKEGLKNVAAGANPMDLKRGIDKAVEAIVKDLDKQSTKVGNSSEMIKQVAAISSNNDDVIGELIAKAFGKVGKEGVITVEESKGTDTYVDVVEGMQFDRGYLSPYFVTDSEKMQTELENPMILLYDKKISSMKDLLPVLEPVAQQGKSLLIIAEDVDGEALATLVVNKLRGSLKIAAVKAPGFGDRRKAMLEDIAVLTGGTVISEERGFTLENATIEMLGSAETITIDKDNTTIVNGAGNKSDIKARVGQIKAQIETTTSDYDKEKLQERLAKLAGGVAVLYVGAASEVEMKEKKDRVDDALNATRAAVEEGIVAGGGVALVRAISVLQKLTTTSLDEATGIQIVARAIEAPLRTIVENAGGEGSVVINKVLEGKKNFGYDAKTETYVDMLKAGIIDPKKVTRIALENAASVAGMILTTECALVDIKEDSPSMPPMGGGMPGMM
- a CDS encoding heavy metal translocating P-type ATPase, which gives rise to MKHRYDILGMSCNGCRNHVEKALNEVEGVVKASVDLEKAEALIEMKSHIALETFQKALAASGGNYEISMPGSKKEHAQKNMPSEKQKPKGNGTGVFYCPMHCEGDKTYDKPGDCPVCGMDLVEEVSLTRSTTQYTCPMHPEVVRDESGSCPICGMDLVPLKADVSAEENKYRQLSRKFWIAVAFTLPIFLIAMSEMIPNNPLYQLLELKYWNWIQFGLSIPVVFYATWMFFERAYRSIKTWNLNMFTLIGIGAGIAWLFSVVGMLFPDFFPDQFKTHGGTVHVYFEAATVILTLVLLGQLLEARAHSKTNSAVKELLKLAPNEAIRIVDGKEEKITIDKIQIGDLLRVKPGDKIPVDGVITEGQSTIDESMISGEPIPVSKKEGDTIRSGTINGKQSFVVKAEKVGSDTLLSQIIEMVNKASRSQAPIQKLADKISGYFVPIVVIISLITFVVWAIFGPEPAYVFALVNAIAVLIIACPCALGLATPMSVMVGVGKGAQSGVLIKNAEALEKMNTIDTLIIDKTGTITEGKPSVESVGSVSDFSEKEVLSYIASVNELSEHPLAEATLRYAKEQEVEVKKASNFNSVTGKGVTAIVDGKKVAVGNEKLMQEVKAEISEKIRNTVEAEQRKAKTVPFVSVDGKVIGYVVIADKIKETSKKAISALQEMGINVIMLTGDNHDTAKAVAAQLHMKQFKAEMLPQDKLAEVEKLQNEGHKVAVAGDGINDAPALAKSDVGIAMGTGTDVAIESAAITLLKGDLQGIVKARNLSKKVMRNIKQNLFFALVYNTLGIPVAAGLLFPFFGILLSPMIAALAMSFSSVSVIFNALRLRSASID
- the groES gene encoding co-chaperone GroES; the protein is MALKIQPLSDRVLVQPQEAETKTASGLFIPDSAKEKPQQGKVVAVGKGKEDHKMTVKVGDIVLYGKYSGSELKFDGKDYLIMREDDILAII